The proteins below are encoded in one region of Oncorhynchus masou masou isolate Uvic2021 chromosome 15, UVic_Omas_1.1, whole genome shotgun sequence:
- the mrps34 gene encoding 28S ribosomal protein S34, mitochondrial, with amino-acid sequence MVKKKRIRLIAEMARKIRVYRELKNRPRESEKYALDYDTMTRPHTRKTLPVLAWQDVRRESRLFSLLSGLRMFGVGHLFTRKSWLTEHPEAPSYWQVTKVKVDYTAENMDHGRAWGVLTYKGKQESEAKEMDKVMYHDWRLVPKHEEEQFKLYNPVPEPPIRYVSYPPLLRAMLLAQRQKDELESAAEEPTLPLKRDVLLSKEYFRSQEKKRERQEGTAV; translated from the exons ATGGTGAAGAAGAAGCGCATCCGCCTTATCGCTGAGATGGCCCGGAAGATCCGTGTGTACCGGGAGCTTAAGAATCGGCCACGGGAGTCTGAGAAGTATGCACTGGACTACGACACCATGACGCGACCACACACCAGGAAGACCCTGCCCGTGCTTGCCTGGCAG GACGTGAGGAGAGAGAGCCGTCTCTTCTCCCTGCTGTCTGGCCTCAGGATGTTCGGGGTGGGCCACCTGTTCACACGCAAGTCCTGGCTGACAGAGCACCCTGAAGCACCTAGCTACTGGCAGGTCACCAAGGTCAAGGTGGACTACACTGCAGAA AACATGGACCACGGCAGAGCATGGGGAGTACTGACCTATAAAG GCAAGCAGGAGAGTGAAGCGAAGGAGATGGACAAGGTGATGTACCATGACTGGCGTCTGGTGCCCAAACATGAGGAGGAGCAGTTCAAACTCTACAACCCTGTTCCCGAGCCCCCCATACGCTATGTGTCGTACCCGCCCCTGCTCCGTGCCATGCTCCTCGCCCAGCGGCAGAAAGATGAGCTAGAGTCGGCAGCTGAGGAGCCAACCTTACCCCTAAAGAGGGATGTCCTACTCAGCAAAGAGTACTTCAGAAGtcaggagaaaaagagggagaggcaggaggggacAGCAGTGTGA
- the spsb3a gene encoding SPRY domain-containing SOCS box protein 3a, giving the protein MSRRSRNSRAWRYVWTGIRRDADSRVQVLASESQEWGYEGLQYSDSDSEPDYRLVVPPFPSAVPVTGESYCTCDSQAEPSYNPRLRGFHRIKDCHCGEEDQDFDWVWDDSNRSTATLMTCDNRKVNFHTEYSCGTAAIRGSKELADGQHFWEIKMTSPVYGTDMMVGIGTCDVNLDKYRHTFCSLLGKDDDSWGLSYTGLLHHKGDKVNFSSRFGQGSIIGVHLDTWHGTLTFFKNRKCIGVAATALQNKRFYPMVCSTAAKSSMKMIRSCFTPTSLQYLCCARLRQLLPECPDTLSVLPLPPGLRHLLHNKLGWVLSLNNGLLGAPEGEEGRVGGLGSDSTPTPPLAGALSSESDDSEGCSSDPEACQRKRCRWT; this is encoded by the exons ATGTCAAGGCGGAGCAGGAACAGCCGGGCATGGCGTTACGTATGGACTGGAATACGGCGAGACGCTGATTCCCGAGTGCAGGTATTGGCCTCAGAGAGTCAGGAGTGGGGCTACGAAGGCTTACAG TACAGTGACTCAGACTCTGAGCCAGACTACCGGCTCGTGGTGCCACCGTTCCCCAGTGCCGTGCCCGTTACCGGAGAGTCGTACTGCACCTGCGACTCCCAGGCCGAGCCCAGCTACAACCCACGTCTCCGGGGCTTCCACCGCATCAAAGACTGCCACTGTGGAGAGGAAGACCAGG ACTTCGACTGGGTGTGGGACGACAGTAACCGCTCCACGGCCACGTTGATGACCTGCGACAACCGCAAAGTCAACTTCCACACAGAGTACAGCTGTGGCACAGCAGCCATCAGAGGTTCCAAGGAGCTGGCAGATGGCCAGCACTTCTGGGAGATTAAGATGACATCACCAGTGTACGGGACAGATATG ATGGTAGGCATCGGAACCTGTGACGTGAACCTGGATAAGTACAGACATACCTTCTGCAGCCTGTTGGGGAAAGATGATGACAGCTGGGGTCTCTCCTACACTG GTCTGTTGCATCATAAAGGAGACAAGGTGAACTTCTCCTCACGTTTCGGCCAGGGCTCAATCATCGGAGTGCACCTGGACACATGGCACGGAACACTCACCTTCTTTAAGAACCGCAAGTGCATAG GCGTGGCGGCTACGGCGCTACAGAACAAGCGTTTCTACCCCATGGTGTGTTCCACAGCAGCCAAGAGCAGCATGAAGATGATCCGCTCCTGCTTCACGCCCACTTCCCTGCAGTACCTGTGCTGTGCCCGCCTCCGCCAGCTCCTCCCTGAGTGCCCAGACACCCTGAGCGTCCTGCCGCTGCCCCCTGGCCTGCGCCACCTTCTGCACAATAAGCTGGGCTGGGTCCTCAGCCTCAACAACGGCCTCCTGGGGGCCCCAGAGGGGGAAGAAGGGAGGGTGGGGGGCTTGGGGTCTGACTCAACCCCTACGCCCCCCTTGGCCGGGGCCTTGTCCTCTGAAAGCGATGACTCTGAGGGGTGTTCGTCGGACCCTGAGGCATGTCAGAGGAAGAGATGTCGTTGGACGTGA